In a single window of the Cucumis melo cultivar AY chromosome 11, USDA_Cmelo_AY_1.0, whole genome shotgun sequence genome:
- the LOC127143902 gene encoding uncharacterized mitochondrial protein AtMg00810-like, with amino-acid sequence MTDIGLMSYYLGIKVKQSEEGIFISQERYTKEILEKFNMINSKLAKTLIETRTKLSKYEEGDDVDRSYLKSLVGSLRYLTCTRPYILFSVGLVSRFMESYTTTYLKVTKRILHYLKGMLDYGLFYSSSKEFKLEGYCDSDWAEDTNDRKSSSGYVFFIGNTAFTWSFKNQPIVTLSTCEA; translated from the coding sequence ATGACAGATATAGGGCTAATGTCATATTATCTTGGCATTAAGGTGAAGCAGTCAGAGGAAGGTATTTTCATCTCTCAAGAACGATATACTAAAGAAATTCTGGAGAAGTTCAATATGATCAATTCTAAGCTTGCCAAAACTCTGATAGAAACTAGGACCAAACTGTCCAAATATGAAGAAGGAGATGATGTTGATCGTTCATATTTGAAAAGTTTGGTTGGGAGTTTGAGAtatttgacttgcacacgaCCATATATTCTTTTCAGCGTTGGATTGGTGAGTCGATTTATGGAATCTTATACAACTACTTATTTGAAAGTGACAAAGAGAATTCTTCATTACCTCAAAGGTATGCTTGACTATGGGTTATTTTATTCTTCATCTAAAGAATTCAAGCTTGAAGGCTATTGTGATAGTGATTGGGCTGAAGATACTAATGATCGAAAGAGCAGTAGTGGATATGTTTTCTTCATTGGTAATACTGCATTTACTTGGAGTTTTAAGAACCAACCTATTGTGACATTATCCACTTGTGAGGCATAA